A genomic segment from Pollutimonas thiosulfatoxidans encodes:
- a CDS encoding LysR family transcriptional regulator, translating to MNITTRQLRAFTAVARLGSFTRAAQQIHMTQAGLSGIVRELETQVGQRLFDRTTRTVTLTASGAALLPIATQVLQSLDGASAILDNIGSAERRTLTVATTPMLSSTVLPGAIRAFAVTHPYVSVNIRDLDRSEIQGQVDAGHVDAGFGVFLGAAVGIDRVPLLKLPLLLAAPEEEKLPTSVSWKKLKGAKLVALAVDNPVQRVIDEQLGRIGQANEERPCVNNFNTLLAMVEAAFGWAIVPSFARLGGRYKVSFAELTGPRISLDFYQITKKGRSVNPALGEFSTTLKRILSTPVS from the coding sequence ATGAACATTACTACCCGCCAGTTACGCGCCTTCACCGCCGTGGCACGCTTAGGCAGCTTTACTCGCGCGGCTCAACAGATCCACATGACTCAAGCGGGGCTGAGCGGAATCGTACGGGAGCTTGAAACACAAGTTGGGCAACGACTGTTCGACAGGACCACGCGAACGGTCACTCTGACGGCTTCGGGTGCAGCCCTTCTGCCGATCGCAACGCAAGTTCTGCAGTCCCTCGACGGAGCCTCCGCAATCCTGGACAACATCGGCTCCGCGGAGCGTCGTACTCTTACCGTTGCCACCACTCCCATGCTGTCTTCCACCGTACTGCCCGGTGCAATTCGCGCTTTCGCGGTCACCCACCCCTATGTTTCCGTCAATATCCGTGATCTGGATAGGTCGGAGATACAGGGCCAGGTTGATGCCGGCCATGTCGATGCAGGGTTCGGCGTCTTTCTTGGTGCTGCTGTTGGAATAGATCGGGTTCCGCTCCTAAAGCTGCCCTTGCTTCTTGCCGCACCCGAGGAAGAGAAGCTGCCAACGAGCGTTTCGTGGAAAAAATTGAAAGGCGCTAAGCTAGTAGCGCTTGCAGTAGACAATCCAGTTCAACGGGTTATTGATGAGCAGTTGGGACGGATCGGCCAGGCTAATGAAGAGCGACCTTGCGTCAACAACTTCAATACCCTTCTTGCAATGGTTGAAGCCGCCTTCGGATGGGCGATCGTTCCCTCATTTGCCCGGCTAGGGGGGCGGTACAAGGTGAGCTTCGCAGAGTTGACCGGGCCCCGCATCAGCTTGGACTTTTATCAGATTACAAAGAAGGGACGGAGTGTTAATCCTGCTCTTGGGGAATTCTCTACGACCCTCAAGCGTATCCTTTCAACTCCAGTTAGCTGA
- the dctP gene encoding TRAP transporter substrate-binding protein DctP, which produces MHDGLKYHIYTNKKPDNNSFEEMKLRSVPVYRSFFQSLGALPLQMRPGEVYTALERGVVDGYGWPSVGIFDLGRQEKTKYRVDPGFYNVEVGLYMNQNAYSKLDDKQRAFLDDQVRSLKPSTRKTKRWQSKKRNN; this is translated from the coding sequence GTGCACGACGGCCTGAAATACCACATCTACACCAACAAAAAACCCGACAACAATTCCTTTGAAGAGATGAAGCTGCGCAGCGTGCCCGTGTATCGCTCGTTCTTTCAGTCGCTGGGCGCCCTGCCTCTGCAAATGCGGCCCGGCGAAGTCTATACCGCGCTTGAACGTGGCGTGGTCGATGGCTATGGATGGCCTAGCGTCGGCATCTTCGACCTGGGCCGGCAGGAAAAGACCAAGTATCGCGTTGACCCCGGTTTCTACAACGTCGAGGTCGGCCTATACATGAATCAGAACGCCTACTCGAAGCTTGATGACAAGCAACGCGCCTTCCTGGACGACCAGGTCCGCAGCTTGAAACCAAGTACGCGGAAGACCAAACGCTGGCAGAGCAAGAAAAGAAACAACTGA
- a CDS encoding FAD-dependent monooxygenase, with protein MTPKIIIAGAGIGGLTAALALLKQGFDVTVLEKASELKEVGAGVQLSANAVRPLYQLGLEQQLLGISSMPSGKRFRLWNTGQTWKLFDFGADSVRRYGYPYFTAYRADLHRVLVEAVRQEKPDAIHLNAAVVDVEKQGEEVVVRLGSSQALRADVLIGADGVHSVVRSKLIATDEPTFSGCVAWRGVIPSRDLPEHLREPLGVNWMGPGSHVVHYPLRHGELVNFVGILEKENWTDESWTAKGTVDECVADFKGWHPDVLTLAQSLITPFVWALMVREPMTNWVSGRVALLGDAAHATLPFMSQGAAMAIEDGYVLARCLKKYADDVELALQVYQSLRIDRTTKIVRGSANNLQRFHNPLLATPGAAESYVSTEWTSEKVSERYDWVFSYNVDEVVI; from the coding sequence ATGACTCCTAAAATTATTATCGCTGGCGCTGGTATCGGTGGGCTTACGGCGGCACTAGCCCTACTAAAGCAAGGCTTTGATGTCACTGTATTGGAAAAGGCTTCCGAGCTTAAAGAGGTAGGCGCTGGCGTGCAACTTAGTGCTAATGCCGTGCGTCCCCTTTACCAGTTGGGACTTGAGCAGCAGTTGCTCGGCATTTCGAGCATGCCGTCGGGGAAAAGATTTCGCCTATGGAACACGGGGCAAACCTGGAAGCTGTTTGATTTTGGGGCAGACTCTGTGAGGCGCTACGGTTATCCCTATTTCACTGCTTATCGAGCCGATTTACACCGAGTTTTGGTTGAGGCCGTGCGTCAGGAAAAGCCGGATGCGATTCATCTCAACGCAGCAGTAGTTGATGTGGAGAAGCAAGGAGAAGAGGTTGTGGTCCGGCTTGGAAGTAGCCAAGCTCTGCGAGCTGACGTACTTATTGGCGCGGATGGCGTGCATTCGGTTGTGAGGAGCAAGTTGATCGCAACCGACGAGCCAACCTTCTCGGGTTGTGTGGCATGGCGAGGTGTCATTCCGTCAAGAGACTTACCGGAGCACCTAAGAGAGCCACTCGGTGTGAACTGGATGGGTCCTGGATCTCACGTTGTTCACTACCCTTTGAGGCATGGTGAGTTGGTCAACTTTGTTGGAATACTGGAAAAAGAGAACTGGACCGACGAGTCGTGGACGGCTAAAGGCACGGTCGACGAATGCGTGGCGGACTTCAAGGGCTGGCATCCGGACGTATTAACACTCGCACAATCGCTCATCACTCCTTTTGTTTGGGCTTTGATGGTACGCGAGCCTATGACGAACTGGGTTTCCGGCCGAGTCGCTCTATTGGGTGACGCTGCACATGCAACCCTTCCGTTTATGTCGCAAGGAGCTGCAATGGCTATCGAGGATGGCTATGTGTTGGCGCGTTGTCTCAAGAAGTATGCGGACGATGTAGAGCTTGCATTGCAGGTATATCAGTCGTTGCGTATTGATCGCACGACCAAAATTGTACGCGGCTCCGCAAACAACCTGCAACGATTTCATAATCCATTGCTAGCCACCCCGGGGGCGGCCGAGAGCTATGTAAGCACTGAGTGGACTTCAGAGAAAGTGAGCGAGCGCTATGACTGGGTGTTCTCCTACAACGTTGATGAGGTGGTCATTTGA
- a CDS encoding carbon-nitrogen hydrolase family protein, which yields MQHTSFKASVIQTASVAFDPWKTIDRLKEYTHRAASEGAKLVVFPEAFVGGHAKGLGFGSVMGSCTPAGREAFQMYYDGAIDVPGEATHRIGQAALENDVYLVTGAIERELGTLFCVVLFFGPDGTLLGKHRKLMPTGTERLVWGFGDGSTLPVFDTPLGRIGAVICWENYMPMLRLTMYSKGISLYCVPTADHRETWLPTMRHIAREGRCYVLSACQYGQRSDFPKDYPLDEEVPGETILARGGSCIIDPLGNVLSAPVFGEDLIHTAQIDLGALTRAKFDLDVAGNSARPDIFNLHVDERPRSLVNSITAD from the coding sequence ATGCAACACACATCATTCAAAGCGTCGGTCATTCAGACGGCTTCCGTCGCCTTCGATCCATGGAAAACGATAGACCGCCTCAAGGAATATACCCACAGGGCTGCCAGCGAAGGCGCGAAGCTCGTGGTTTTTCCCGAAGCTTTCGTAGGCGGACATGCCAAGGGGCTGGGCTTCGGTTCCGTCATGGGCAGTTGCACCCCGGCGGGCCGCGAGGCCTTTCAGATGTATTACGACGGCGCCATCGATGTGCCTGGCGAGGCGACTCACCGAATCGGACAGGCCGCGCTGGAGAATGACGTCTACCTGGTGACTGGCGCCATCGAGCGTGAGCTGGGCACACTTTTTTGTGTTGTCCTGTTCTTTGGCCCCGACGGCACCCTGCTTGGCAAGCATCGCAAGTTGATGCCCACCGGTACCGAACGCCTGGTATGGGGATTCGGCGACGGCTCCACGCTGCCTGTATTTGATACGCCGCTAGGCCGCATTGGCGCAGTCATCTGCTGGGAAAACTACATGCCCATGCTGCGCCTCACCATGTATTCGAAGGGTATCTCGCTGTATTGCGTACCCACAGCGGATCACCGCGAAACCTGGCTACCCACCATGCGCCACATCGCCCGGGAAGGCCGCTGCTATGTGCTTTCGGCCTGCCAGTATGGTCAGCGCTCGGACTTCCCCAAGGATTACCCGCTGGACGAGGAAGTACCCGGCGAGACCATTCTGGCGCGCGGAGGAAGCTGCATTATCGACCCGCTGGGCAATGTGTTAAGTGCCCCGGTGTTCGGCGAGGATCTGATCCATACCGCCCAAATAGACCTGGGCGCACTGACGCGGGCGAAGTTCGATCTGGACGTGGCCGGCAATAGCGCCAGGCCAGACATATTCAATCTGCATGTGGACGAGAGGCCTCGTTCATTGGTCAATTCAATTACAGCAGACTAA
- a CDS encoding 4-oxalomesaconate tautomerase, translating to MQQIADQYVVPCVVMRGGTSKGPFFLEHDLPKPGVQRDQLLLRLMGALEPRRVDGIGGIDSLTNKIAIISRSERADADVDYLFGQICVHKNTIDYSVNCGNMLAAVGPFAIDTGLVPATDSQTQVRIYNVNTEKIIHASIRTSQGRALYEGDAAIDGVAGNAAAVWLDFKAVQGSKTGKLLPTGKEREILNGIEVSCVDAAVPMILARASDFGLSGFESAEQINADQGLLDRVELLRQAGGRAMGLGEVAKSEMPKLTLVAPPQTAEGSIAGRYFMPYTCHTSFAVTGAVCLAAAAAVEGTVVHELVKQQPANPVVCIEHPSGKLKVEATVQTSSDGSQVVTSAKLLRTARRLMAGDVYVPLGFMQAETGLGETE from the coding sequence ATGCAGCAAATAGCTGATCAGTATGTAGTTCCCTGTGTGGTGATGCGAGGAGGCACTTCGAAGGGCCCATTCTTCCTGGAACACGACCTGCCCAAACCTGGTGTGCAGCGCGATCAACTGCTGCTCAGGCTGATGGGGGCATTGGAACCGCGTAGAGTCGATGGCATAGGCGGAATCGACTCATTGACGAACAAGATAGCCATCATCTCGCGCAGCGAGCGTGCCGATGCAGACGTCGATTACCTGTTCGGCCAGATATGCGTACACAAGAACACCATAGACTACTCGGTCAACTGCGGAAACATGCTGGCAGCCGTCGGTCCATTTGCCATCGATACCGGCTTGGTACCTGCCACTGACTCTCAAACGCAGGTACGTATCTACAACGTCAACACTGAAAAAATAATCCATGCCAGCATCCGCACTTCGCAGGGACGCGCGCTTTATGAAGGCGATGCAGCGATCGACGGCGTCGCGGGAAATGCTGCGGCTGTGTGGCTGGACTTTAAGGCTGTGCAAGGTTCCAAAACAGGCAAACTTCTACCTACCGGGAAAGAGCGCGAGATCCTCAATGGCATTGAGGTAAGTTGCGTGGATGCGGCCGTACCCATGATTCTCGCGCGCGCATCGGACTTTGGCTTGAGCGGCTTTGAAAGCGCTGAGCAGATCAATGCCGATCAAGGCTTGTTGGACAGGGTCGAGCTGCTTCGGCAAGCGGGCGGCCGGGCCATGGGCTTGGGTGAGGTCGCCAAGTCCGAGATGCCGAAACTCACTCTGGTAGCACCGCCTCAAACTGCAGAGGGAAGCATTGCCGGCAGGTACTTCATGCCCTACACCTGCCACACCTCGTTTGCGGTAACCGGTGCGGTCTGCCTTGCTGCGGCGGCAGCAGTCGAGGGCACGGTGGTTCACGAGTTGGTCAAACAGCAACCAGCCAACCCTGTTGTTTGCATTGAGCATCCATCGGGTAAGTTAAAGGTCGAGGCCACTGTGCAGACATCAAGCGATGGTAGCCAGGTTGTGACCTCGGCCAAACTGCTCAGAACCGCAAGGCGACTGATGGCAGGCGATGTATATGTACCTCTTGGATTTATGCAGGCTGAAACCGGCCTTGGAGAGACTGAATGA
- a CDS encoding Bug family tripartite tricarboxylate transporter substrate binding protein, which yields MIRRSSTTNLRRKLLVAAASVACMLAAPANAQSSDYPKQPIKIIVGYPPGGSGDITGRIVADMLSKQLNTAVVVENVGGAGGSIGAQRVVSAQPDGYTLLVGANNEIAINTLTNPSLKYDGINDLTHIGLINSQPLVLVANPKSNIKTIDDFVRKAKESPESLAYGTSGIGTSFHLVGELINHSADIAMLHVPYRGAAPLTTDLLGGQIELGIVVLSSALPHIKDGRLIAVGTTELERSASTPDIPALAEHDSLKGFNMGNWYTFAAPKGTPDDVIAKLQAALRAGLSDPEVRKRLEDAGSRPFNGTEDVNDFLAKESAKFKEIVSFADLKK from the coding sequence ATGATCCGACGCAGTTCCACCACCAATCTACGGCGCAAGCTTCTTGTTGCAGCCGCATCCGTGGCATGCATGCTTGCCGCGCCGGCGAACGCTCAAAGCAGCGACTATCCAAAACAGCCCATCAAGATTATTGTGGGCTACCCACCAGGCGGCAGCGGCGACATCACGGGCCGTATTGTTGCCGACATGCTTTCCAAGCAGTTGAACACCGCCGTCGTGGTCGAGAACGTTGGCGGTGCGGGTGGGAGCATAGGTGCGCAACGAGTTGTGTCGGCTCAACCTGATGGCTACACACTACTGGTCGGGGCCAACAATGAAATCGCCATCAATACCCTCACCAACCCCAGCCTGAAGTACGACGGCATCAACGATCTTACTCACATCGGCTTGATCAATAGCCAGCCCTTGGTGCTGGTTGCCAATCCGAAGAGCAATATCAAGACCATTGACGACTTTGTACGTAAAGCCAAGGAAAGCCCAGAATCGCTTGCGTACGGAACATCCGGCATTGGCACCTCTTTTCATCTCGTAGGCGAACTGATCAATCACAGCGCCGATATTGCCATGCTGCACGTGCCCTACCGTGGCGCGGCTCCACTGACCACCGATTTGCTTGGCGGCCAGATAGAGCTTGGTATTGTTGTGCTGTCTTCGGCGTTGCCGCACATTAAAGATGGGCGCCTGATCGCAGTTGGCACTACGGAACTGGAGCGCTCGGCAAGCACGCCAGATATCCCCGCTCTGGCCGAGCACGACTCATTAAAAGGGTTCAACATGGGCAACTGGTATACCTTTGCTGCACCCAAAGGGACGCCTGATGACGTCATTGCCAAGCTGCAAGCAGCGCTACGTGCGGGTTTGTCGGATCCTGAAGTACGCAAACGCCTTGAGGATGCGGGCTCGCGCCCCTTCAACGGAACAGAAGACGTAAACGATTTCCTGGCGAAGGAATCAGCCAAGTTTAAGGAAATTGTGAGCTTCGCCGATTTGAAGAAGTAG
- a CDS encoding amidase, which yields MEGIPQMDKGPVLVQAKPLLADRLRSFNHGIKAAEPDLQAWAWTAAEVENVPGRQISGVAPPLKDLLFGVKDIIDVAGMPTKNGCRAYEQAELKQADAACVAMLRDAGAIPIGKTVTAELAYAEPGPTRNPWNTEHTPGGSSSGSAAAVAAGMVPFALGTQTGGSIIRPAAYCGVVGFKASRGAVSLSGVKSISESFDSLGWFTRSVDEAITVGHVLLPNEACSAGATANLKLGVLTQLGPADIDPESIESLSGVAQILSVAGYRIEPARLPIDLEQVHFLHRKIMTHEMYRNFAYERLQFKDKLGKATLSALDEGAAVSTTEYVHCLSRLRQLTVRATDELLKFDAILTYSAPGPAPLGLNRTGNSSCNRVWSALGSPALHLPTGLTHRGLPIGVQLVTTPWNDMRLLEIGLRLHRALNWQPEWPQPLATAAS from the coding sequence ATGGAAGGTATTCCCCAGATGGATAAGGGCCCCGTACTCGTGCAAGCAAAACCATTGCTGGCGGATCGCCTGCGCAGTTTCAATCATGGCATCAAGGCGGCGGAGCCCGACCTCCAAGCCTGGGCTTGGACGGCCGCCGAAGTGGAAAATGTGCCCGGCAGACAGATTTCTGGCGTGGCACCTCCGCTGAAAGATCTGCTCTTTGGCGTCAAAGATATTATTGACGTCGCCGGCATGCCGACAAAAAATGGCTGTCGCGCGTATGAGCAGGCAGAGCTGAAGCAGGCCGATGCTGCATGTGTGGCGATGCTGCGTGATGCCGGTGCTATCCCAATTGGCAAGACGGTTACTGCTGAACTGGCCTATGCAGAGCCTGGCCCTACTCGCAACCCCTGGAATACAGAGCACACACCTGGTGGCTCTTCAAGCGGTTCGGCCGCAGCAGTAGCCGCTGGCATGGTGCCTTTTGCCCTTGGCACCCAAACGGGCGGATCGATAATCAGGCCGGCCGCATATTGCGGCGTTGTAGGGTTCAAGGCATCCCGCGGGGCAGTGAGCTTAAGCGGCGTCAAATCAATCAGTGAAAGCTTTGACAGCTTGGGTTGGTTCACTCGATCGGTTGACGAGGCGATCACTGTAGGACACGTACTGCTGCCCAATGAGGCATGCTCCGCTGGTGCCACGGCTAACCTCAAGCTCGGTGTACTGACGCAGCTTGGACCGGCTGATATCGACCCAGAGTCCATTGAGTCGCTTTCCGGTGTGGCTCAGATTTTAAGCGTAGCGGGCTATCGCATTGAGCCGGCGCGCTTGCCCATAGACCTGGAACAAGTACATTTTTTGCACCGCAAGATCATGACGCACGAGATGTATCGCAATTTCGCCTACGAGCGTTTGCAGTTCAAGGATAAGCTTGGCAAGGCGACGCTTTCAGCACTGGACGAGGGCGCGGCCGTATCGACGACAGAGTATGTGCATTGCCTAAGCCGGCTTAGGCAGCTTACCGTGCGCGCAACCGATGAGCTTTTGAAGTTCGATGCCATACTTACCTACAGCGCGCCTGGCCCGGCTCCTTTGGGTCTGAATCGCACTGGCAACTCATCGTGTAATCGTGTCTGGTCCGCTTTGGGCAGCCCAGCGCTGCACTTGCCCACGGGCCTGACCCATCGCGGCCTTCCTATCGGTGTGCAACTTGTCACTACGCCGTGGAACGATATGCGCTTGCTGGAGATCGGTCTGCGCTTGCACAGGGCGCTTAACTGGCAACCGGAGTGGCCGCAACCGCTTGCGACTGCAGCCAGTTAA
- the ygiD gene encoding 4,5-DOPA-extradiol-dioxygenase → MSKMPVLFVGHGSPMNTLESNDFTNAWKVFGQQLPRPRALLVISAHWYFGATAVTAMARPRTIHDFYGFPQQLFDFDYPAQGDPDLAREITEVVKPQWVGLDRDQWGLDHGTWSVLAHIYPDADIPVVQLSLNALRPLDYHLDLAAKLDALRNNGVMIIASGNVVHNLQRLQWDRQDFAYDWAERFDDAVVEQLAQDPGEILRLTEHPDYSLAVPTPDHFIPLLYVAGLATAEGSKPEALLRGYSMGGISMTCYGLGTQLESGKQGSCAARIPQGMPPDQTNT, encoded by the coding sequence ATGAGCAAGATGCCAGTGCTATTTGTTGGACATGGCAGTCCCATGAATACGCTTGAATCCAATGACTTTACCAACGCATGGAAGGTTTTTGGCCAGCAGTTGCCGCGGCCACGGGCGCTGCTCGTGATATCGGCACATTGGTACTTTGGCGCGACTGCGGTAACAGCCATGGCGCGTCCCAGGACCATTCACGATTTTTATGGGTTTCCGCAGCAATTGTTTGATTTCGATTATCCGGCGCAGGGTGATCCGGATCTTGCTCGCGAGATCACCGAAGTCGTAAAGCCGCAGTGGGTGGGCCTGGATCGCGACCAATGGGGGCTGGACCATGGCACCTGGTCAGTGTTGGCGCATATCTATCCCGACGCCGACATACCGGTGGTGCAGCTTTCGCTTAACGCCCTCAGGCCCTTGGACTACCACCTTGATCTGGCGGCCAAACTTGATGCCTTAAGAAACAACGGGGTGATGATAATCGCCAGCGGCAATGTGGTGCACAACTTGCAGCGCCTGCAATGGGATCGCCAGGATTTTGCCTACGATTGGGCTGAACGCTTTGATGATGCGGTGGTCGAGCAGCTAGCGCAAGACCCCGGTGAAATCCTTCGTCTTACGGAGCACCCCGACTATAGCCTTGCGGTTCCGACACCGGACCACTTCATTCCCCTGCTTTATGTCGCCGGACTGGCCACTGCAGAAGGCAGCAAGCCCGAGGCCTTGCTGCGCGGTTATTCCATGGGCGGCATTTCGATGACCTGCTATGGGCTGGGCACCCAACTGGAATCGGGCAAGCAGGGCAGCTGTGCCGCCCGGATCCCGCAAGGTATGCCGCCCGATCAGACCAATACGTGA
- a CDS encoding aldo/keto reductase, with protein sequence MNLRTNVGKRKLGRTDLQIAPLVFGCNVFGWTVDTDTSFNLLDRFIGAGLNAIDTADMYSTWVPGNQGGESETIIGQWLKADASRREKIVLITKVGAPLGPDRSGLSAKRIISAAEDSLRRLQTDHIDLYFSHYPDEQTPVEETLRAYETLIQQGKVRAIGASNHSTAQLREALAVAADAGLPRYDVLQPEYNLYDRAGFEDELRDMALNQNFGVISYYSLASGFLSGKYRSKGDLGKSVRGGGIEKYLDARGMRILAALDAVAKVHNAQPAEVALAWVMTREGVTAPIASATSVEQVDSLIRATQLVLTPADLALLENASANA encoded by the coding sequence ATGAACCTACGTACCAATGTTGGTAAACGCAAGTTGGGCAGGACCGACCTGCAGATCGCTCCCCTGGTTTTCGGCTGCAATGTATTCGGGTGGACAGTAGACACGGACACGTCTTTCAATTTACTGGACCGCTTTATTGGCGCAGGCCTTAACGCCATTGACACTGCCGACATGTATTCAACCTGGGTGCCGGGCAACCAGGGCGGCGAGTCCGAGACCATTATCGGGCAATGGCTGAAGGCAGATGCGTCGCGCCGCGAGAAGATCGTGCTTATTACCAAGGTTGGCGCCCCCTTGGGACCGGATCGTAGCGGCCTGTCGGCCAAGCGCATAATCAGCGCCGCAGAAGACTCATTGCGGCGCTTGCAGACCGATCATATCGATCTGTATTTCAGTCATTACCCCGATGAGCAAACACCGGTCGAAGAAACCTTGCGCGCCTATGAGACGCTGATCCAGCAAGGCAAGGTGCGCGCCATCGGCGCCTCTAACCACAGTACAGCGCAACTGCGCGAGGCGCTGGCTGTCGCTGCTGACGCCGGGCTGCCGCGCTACGATGTATTGCAGCCCGAATACAATCTATATGATCGGGCCGGCTTCGAAGACGAACTGCGCGACATGGCACTGAACCAGAACTTTGGGGTCATCAGCTACTACAGCCTGGCGTCCGGTTTCCTCAGTGGCAAGTATCGCAGCAAGGGCGATCTGGGCAAAAGCGTAAGGGGCGGCGGCATAGAGAAGTATCTTGACGCACGTGGCATGCGGATTCTTGCTGCGCTGGACGCGGTCGCGAAAGTGCATAACGCTCAGCCGGCCGAAGTTGCCCTGGCTTGGGTAATGACCCGCGAAGGCGTGACGGCACCCATTGCCAGTGCCACCAGTGTCGAACAGGTCGATAGCCTGATTCGGGCTACGCAGCTTGTTCTTACGCCGGCTGACCTCGCGTTGCTGGAGAACGCCAGCGCGAACGCCTGA
- a CDS encoding carbon-nitrogen hydrolase family protein, producing the protein MNSTSTPPPYIAAVVQAAPCGFDTPATLRKVAMWTASARDQKAQLVVFPEAFVGSYPYGVDFGTKIGLRTPEGRELFARLHRAAVEVPGPEVSELGEIAKENNCHLVIGVVERAAGTLYSSTLFFSPEGVLLGCRRKLNSVGVERYVWGRGDGSGIVVFPTPLGDIGAIMGCENYMPPLRMAMYSKNMNLYCAPTTDDSDVWPCSMRTVAMEGRSFVLSACQVLRRSDLPDSYPIVNESRPDELLIRGGSCIVDPLGVVLAEPKYEEECVLTAEIDMAKVARGKYDFDVVGHYARADIFQLEVTESPQISVRPVTQPMEAIGNAATRSK; encoded by the coding sequence ATGAATAGCACTAGCACCCCGCCCCCGTATATTGCGGCTGTAGTTCAAGCCGCGCCTTGCGGGTTTGACACACCGGCCACCTTGAGAAAAGTAGCGATGTGGACAGCGTCCGCGCGTGATCAGAAGGCACAGCTCGTGGTGTTTCCTGAGGCGTTCGTGGGCTCGTATCCCTACGGCGTCGACTTTGGCACAAAGATAGGCCTGCGTACGCCGGAAGGTCGCGAGCTGTTCGCACGACTCCATCGTGCCGCCGTCGAAGTCCCTGGTCCGGAAGTGTCGGAACTGGGCGAGATCGCCAAAGAGAACAACTGCCACCTGGTAATAGGTGTGGTCGAGCGTGCCGCAGGCACCTTGTATTCGAGCACCTTATTTTTCTCCCCGGAAGGCGTGTTGCTGGGTTGCCGCCGCAAGCTGAACAGCGTGGGCGTGGAGCGCTATGTATGGGGACGCGGGGACGGTAGCGGCATTGTCGTGTTCCCCACGCCGCTGGGCGATATTGGCGCCATCATGGGCTGCGAGAACTACATGCCGCCGCTGCGGATGGCGATGTACTCGAAGAACATGAATCTGTATTGCGCACCCACCACCGATGACAGCGATGTTTGGCCATGCTCCATGCGCACTGTCGCTATGGAAGGTAGAAGCTTCGTGCTGTCGGCATGCCAAGTGTTGCGGCGTTCGGACTTGCCCGATAGCTACCCGATAGTGAACGAATCTCGCCCCGATGAACTTCTAATACGTGGCGGCAGTTGCATTGTCGACCCCCTGGGCGTGGTGCTGGCCGAACCTAAATACGAAGAAGAGTGCGTGCTGACGGCAGAAATCGACATGGCCAAGGTGGCTCGCGGCAAGTATGACTTCGATGTGGTCGGACACTATGCCCGCGCGGATATTTTCCAACTGGAGGTCACCGAGAGCCCTCAGATTTCGGTCCGCCCGGTTACACAGCCCATGGAAGCTATCGGCAACGCCGCGACAAGGAGCAAATGA
- a CDS encoding LysR family transcriptional regulator: MQLLSVIADTGSFVKTADLMNMTPSAVSKRILELESRVNARLAIRTPEGVKLTPAGAAMVRCADDVLGRVSQLSRDIAQTMTGETGEVRVAANTTAFLLGLNAELMQFQRQHPGITVRLIERISADVVADVLAGHIDIGVCAESAAHGGVTSVPYRSSDLIVAVSDTHPLASKESVRYQDVLEYPNVGRPKGSALLDFSPVQLSEAPVLDVSASVYSFDATIEMVRSGELVAVLPRITLDRRPVRGVRALPLQEASASFKLVLCHDASLVNSPAVLHTFNWLQSQAVAATPVAS; encoded by the coding sequence ATGCAGCTACTTTCCGTTATCGCAGATACGGGCAGCTTCGTTAAGACTGCCGACCTGATGAATATGACGCCGTCCGCAGTAAGCAAGCGGATACTAGAGCTTGAATCCCGCGTGAATGCCCGTCTTGCCATAAGAACGCCAGAGGGGGTCAAGCTCACCCCCGCTGGCGCTGCCATGGTTCGCTGCGCCGATGACGTCTTAGGCAGGGTCTCTCAGCTCTCACGCGATATCGCGCAAACCATGACCGGGGAAACCGGTGAGGTACGGGTCGCGGCCAATACAACGGCATTCCTTTTGGGGCTGAATGCCGAGCTGATGCAGTTTCAACGTCAGCACCCGGGGATTACGGTTCGACTGATCGAGAGAATCAGCGCGGATGTGGTTGCAGACGTATTGGCCGGACACATCGATATCGGTGTTTGCGCTGAGTCGGCTGCGCATGGCGGCGTGACTTCCGTGCCGTACAGAAGCAGCGATTTGATTGTCGCGGTCTCCGATACTCATCCGTTGGCGTCTAAAGAATCAGTACGTTACCAGGATGTGCTCGAGTATCCGAATGTCGGCAGACCCAAGGGTAGCGCCCTGCTGGATTTCTCACCGGTGCAATTGTCCGAAGCCCCCGTGCTGGATGTCAGCGCTTCGGTATATAGCTTTGATGCAACCATCGAGATGGTACGTAGCGGCGAACTGGTCGCAGTATTACCGAGGATTACCCTTGATCGCCGCCCTGTTCGTGGCGTACGTGCTCTTCCGCTGCAAGAAGCATCCGCGTCCTTCAAGCTAGTTCTGTGTCACGACGCTTCTCTCGTTAACAGCCCAGCCGTGCTACATACCTTTAACTGGCTGCAGTCGCAAGCGGTTGCGGCCACTCCGGTTGCCAGTTAA